From the Takifugu flavidus isolate HTHZ2018 chromosome 12, ASM371156v2, whole genome shotgun sequence genome, one window contains:
- the rnf7 gene encoding RING-box protein 2, with the protein MDDSEESSVVLPHNTSLGSKSSGDKMFSLKKWNAVAMWSWDVECDTCAICRVQVMDACLRCQAENKQEDCVVVWGECNHSFHNCCMSLWVKQNNRCPLCQQDWVVQRIGK; encoded by the exons ATGGATGACAGTGAGGAGTCGAGTGTGGTCCTCCCTCACAACACGAGTTTGGGCTCCAAGTCGAGTGGGGACAAGATGTTTTCCCTAAAGAAATGGAACGCCGTCGCTATGTGGAGCTGGGACGTCGAGTGCGATACTTGTGCCATTTGTCGCGTTCAAGTGATGG ACGCTTGTCTTCGGTGCCAGGCGGAAAACAAGCAGGAGGACTGTGTTG TGGTGTGGGGCGAATGCAACCACTCTTTCCACAACTGCTGCATGTCTCTGTGGGTGAAGCAGAACAACCGCTGTCCCCTGTGCCAGCAGGACTGGGTGGTTCAGAGAATCGGCAAATAA